A genomic segment from Nodularia sphaerocarpa UHCC 0038 encodes:
- a CDS encoding aspartate aminotransferase family protein: MSIETLIEQATIPPKSGSMSSSPFDADSFDKAVMSTYGRFPLALDRGAGCRVWDTQGREYLDFVAGIATCTLGHAHPAMVEAVTRQMQKLHHVSNLYYIPEQGELAQWIVEHSCADRVFFCNSGAEANEAAIKLARKYAHTVLDIDKPIILTANASFHGRTLATITATGQPKYQKYFDPLVPGFEYVPYNDINAIEAAISELDEGDYHVAAILIEPLQGEGGVRPGDVAYFQKLRQVCDETGVLLMFDEVQVGMGRSGKLWGYEHLGVEPDIFTSAKGLGGGIPIGAMMSKKFCDVFEPGEHASTFGGNPFVCGVALAVCQTLEKENILQNVEDRGIQLRNGLNAIAAKYPHHISDVRGWGLINGLELQADIQLTAADIVKAAIDKGVLLVPAGPKVVRFVPPLIVTEAEVNLALQAVEEAIASLTI; this comes from the coding sequence GTGAGCATAGAAACTCTCATTGAGCAAGCTACCATCCCCCCAAAATCAGGTTCTATGTCATCCAGTCCTTTTGACGCTGATAGCTTCGATAAAGCGGTAATGTCAACTTATGGCCGGTTTCCCCTAGCTTTAGACCGGGGTGCTGGCTGTCGCGTTTGGGATACCCAGGGACGTGAATATCTGGACTTTGTAGCCGGAATTGCCACTTGCACCCTCGGACACGCCCACCCAGCGATGGTGGAAGCGGTAACACGCCAAATGCAGAAGCTGCATCATGTTTCCAATTTGTACTATATTCCCGAACAAGGTGAATTAGCCCAATGGATAGTTGAACATTCCTGTGCAGATCGGGTATTTTTCTGCAATTCTGGCGCTGAGGCTAACGAAGCAGCCATTAAACTGGCGCGCAAATATGCCCACACAGTTCTAGACATTGACAAACCGATTATTTTAACCGCCAATGCTAGTTTCCACGGTCGGACTTTGGCGACAATTACCGCTACCGGACAACCGAAGTATCAAAAATACTTTGATCCTTTAGTACCAGGTTTTGAATATGTCCCTTATAACGATATTAATGCTATAGAGGCAGCAATTAGTGAATTAGATGAAGGAGATTATCACGTAGCGGCAATTTTAATTGAACCTTTGCAAGGAGAAGGCGGTGTGCGTCCTGGTGATGTCGCTTACTTCCAAAAGCTGCGTCAAGTTTGTGATGAAACTGGCGTTTTGTTGATGTTCGACGAAGTGCAAGTTGGTATGGGACGCAGTGGTAAGTTATGGGGTTATGAACATCTGGGCGTGGAACCGGATATCTTTACCAGTGCTAAAGGTTTGGGTGGCGGTATCCCCATTGGGGCGATGATGAGTAAGAAGTTCTGCGATGTCTTTGAACCAGGAGAACACGCCAGCACTTTTGGCGGTAATCCTTTTGTTTGTGGTGTGGCGCTGGCTGTTTGTCAGACTTTGGAAAAAGAGAATATTTTGCAGAATGTGGAAGATAGGGGTATACAGTTGCGAAATGGTTTAAATGCGATCGCAGCTAAATATCCTCACCATATTTCTGATGTCCGGGGTTGGGGTTTAATCAATGGTCTGGAGTTACAAGCAGATATTCAGTTAACCGCAGCTGATATTGTCAAGGCTGCTATAGACAAAGGCGTTTTGCTTGTCCCAGCCGGTCCGAAAGTTGTCCGCTTTGTACCACCGTTGATTGTGACTGAGGCGGAGGTGAATTTGGCTTTGCAAGCTGTTGAAGAGGCGATCGCTTCTCTGACAATTTAA
- the tsaB gene encoding tRNA (adenosine(37)-N6)-threonylcarbamoyltransferase complex dimerization subunit type 1 TsaB produces MTPELQNLAAEKYAISLHTTTPELGLAISNFAGETRADTWDLGRDLSSYVHQYLIDFIKPQTWANVAFIAVAKGPGGFTGTRIGLVIARTLGQQLNIPVFAISTLAAVAWANKGQNQSKPAVIAVEMAAQRGKIFGAIYQISADNLSIRTLLPDTVFTPEAWQEILTNWQSEYQLIKATSGLATTVSSILELAYLEWQQGKHPHWFEAIPYYGQHPVDS; encoded by the coding sequence TTGACCCCAGAACTACAAAACCTTGCAGCCGAAAAATACGCCATCTCGCTACACACCACAACTCCCGAATTGGGGTTGGCTATCAGTAATTTTGCTGGTGAAACTCGCGCTGATACTTGGGATTTGGGGCGTGATTTATCTAGTTACGTACATCAATATTTAATAGATTTTATCAAACCCCAGACCTGGGCAAATGTAGCATTTATTGCCGTAGCTAAAGGTCCAGGAGGATTCACAGGGACTCGCATTGGTTTAGTAATTGCCCGCACCTTGGGGCAACAGTTAAATATCCCCGTATTTGCCATTTCCACCTTAGCCGCAGTAGCTTGGGCGAACAAAGGTCAAAATCAATCAAAACCAGCAGTTATAGCCGTAGAAATGGCAGCACAACGGGGAAAAATCTTCGGTGCTATTTACCAAATATCGGCTGACAACTTGAGTATCAGAACCTTATTACCAGACACCGTATTTACACCAGAAGCATGGCAAGAAATCTTAACGAATTGGCAGAGTGAATATCAACTAATTAAAGCCACATCTGGTTTAGCTACAACCGTCAGCAGTATTTTAGAACTAGCGTATTTAGAATGGCAACAAGGTAAACATCCTCATTGGTTCGAGGCCATACCATACTACGGACAACACCCTGTAGACAGTTAA
- a CDS encoding Ycf34 family protein — protein sequence MCICVNCHYVDSCETYHAVEAQHQQPHLTENPTFDPNEPSINVNIRTSGEMIEMEWDVVGCLSFKREMGKWSKLRPGELVPT from the coding sequence ATGTGTATTTGTGTGAACTGCCACTACGTAGACAGTTGTGAAACCTACCACGCCGTAGAAGCACAACACCAACAGCCCCATTTAACCGAAAATCCCACCTTTGACCCCAATGAACCCTCAATTAACGTCAACATCCGCACCAGCGGGGAAATGATTGAAATGGAATGGGACGTTGTGGGTTGTCTCAGCTTCAAGCGAGAAATGGGTAAATGGTCGAAATTGCGTCCCGGTGAACTCGTACCGACGTGA
- a CDS encoding CCA tRNA nucleotidyltransferase — protein sequence MTIHGLIYPTLVPDNWPFGLEWLPQPAYIVGGAVRDALLGRTREYLDLDFIIPSGAVAVAQAIARHYQAGFVLLDPQRQIARVVFPQATVDFAQQEGDSLETDLHRRDFTINAIAYNPHTAEIIDPLQGRTDLKQGILRMVSAANLKDDPLRLMRAYRQAAQLDFTIEPTTQATIQTLASYITEVAAERVRVEINYLLANPQGTFWLRKAAENNLLAPFFPNATLESWEKLAKVEIVAALIAQNSPHFSRELQKSVRDTVKTTWLGIAKLACLVHPHTELAEIELQKLTYSRAEIKAVTTALQLFPQLKSAHKSVREQYFFFQEAGNVFAATIILALVDNNLVSAMPGDQSLRVYAPLISRYLNPDDLVAHPTKIISGDELIIALNISPSPKLGELLTEIAVAQAEGKISTPEEAIALAQSLLVD from the coding sequence ATGACAATCCACGGTTTGATATATCCGACTCTAGTTCCCGACAATTGGCCTTTTGGCTTGGAATGGTTGCCGCAACCTGCTTATATTGTCGGTGGTGCGGTACGGGATGCTCTTTTGGGTAGGACTCGTGAATACTTGGATCTGGATTTTATTATACCATCTGGGGCGGTGGCAGTCGCTCAGGCGATCGCTCGTCATTATCAAGCTGGTTTTGTGCTATTAGATCCTCAAAGGCAAATCGCCCGTGTAGTATTTCCCCAAGCTACAGTTGATTTTGCCCAACAGGAAGGCGATAGTTTAGAGACTGATTTGCATAGAAGAGATTTTACAATTAATGCGATCGCTTACAATCCCCATACCGCAGAAATCATCGACCCCTTACAAGGGCGTACTGACTTAAAACAAGGTATCTTGCGAATGGTATCAGCAGCCAACCTCAAAGACGATCCTCTACGATTAATGCGGGCATATCGTCAAGCCGCCCAACTTGATTTTACCATTGAGCCAACTACCCAAGCAACTATTCAGACTTTGGCATCATACATAACCGAAGTCGCAGCCGAACGAGTGCGGGTAGAAATTAATTATTTATTAGCAAATCCTCAAGGTACATTTTGGCTCAGAAAAGCCGCAGAAAATAATTTACTTGCACCTTTCTTCCCAAATGCTACCCTTGAAAGCTGGGAAAAACTAGCAAAAGTGGAGATAGTAGCCGCTTTAATTGCTCAAAATTCGCCCCACTTCAGTAGAGAACTGCAAAAATCTGTGCGCGACACCGTAAAAACTACTTGGTTAGGTATTGCTAAACTAGCTTGTCTGGTTCATCCTCATACAGAACTTGCAGAAATAGAATTGCAAAAACTCACTTATAGCCGTGCGGAAATTAAAGCTGTCACCACCGCGCTTCAACTTTTTCCGCAGCTAAAATCAGCCCATAAGTCTGTGCGAGAACAGTATTTTTTCTTCCAAGAAGCGGGAAATGTATTTGCGGCTACAATAATTTTAGCCTTAGTAGATAATAATTTGGTATCGGCGATGCCTGGCGACCAGTCGCTACGCGTCTACGCACCATTAATCAGCCGTTACCTGAACCCTGATGACCTGGTTGCTCATCCCACTAAAATAATCAGTGGTGACGAACTAATAATAGCATTAAATATTTCACCTTCGCCGAAATTGGGCGAATTATTAACAGAAATTGCCGTAGCCCAAGCTGAGGGTAAAATTTCCACTCCAGAAGAAGCGATCGCCTTGGCTCAAAGTTTACTAGTAGACTAG
- a CDS encoding PAS domain S-box protein, whose protein sequence is MPNQENYQQTNITELSLLQQIPELESLDTPINPLQSKKIKLPAESQKHELVISSTQEEGMIFQLADTTIQACNSAAENILGYQMQQILGKTFFAPPWQIIHENGSIVTPETHPAIVALQTSQPCKNIVMGFYNPTGKLRWLLLNCQPLFQANQAAPYAVVTTFIDITEIKLQQFSSDANIQINKKLFITSNQSQPPKDLSQGDFWNFSVDLLCITNLDGHFDQINSAFIQTLGYSFEELVSYSWMDLIHPNDQTATKTEIKKLKTSIPSIYLENRYRCQDGSYKWLGWTVTQVTEAQLIYAVARDISAYKPEIKQQALECTAQLLPANAILAEREVLYRTLMQHIPNGAVYLFDHNLRYLVCEGTELAVVGLEANSMIGKTVGEVFPGETSQVIEPLYRAALSGKTTVKEITYQNQIYETHTVPVRNQQGKIFAGMMLQQNVTSCKQNEALLSLQKDILELIATGVSLQEVLINLVQSIEAKVNQVFCSIMLLDESQTKLHLTVGSSLPEKYIQALADGVPVGAEIGSCGTAAYTKKTVIVSDIANDAKWVQYRDLALLHNLKACWSAPILDSQGHILGTFALYYSTPRSPQRLEQELIESASHLAGVAIERHRSQQALQQSEYLLRLMTETIPQQVWTALPNGEVDYYNQRWRDFTGKTLEQLQAHGWSEIVHPEDLARVEKLWNHAVQTGSEYESEARLLSKSGEYRWILGQALPLCDQEGNIVKWYGTNTDITDHIQAREAFKASELNFRTLADTMPQIVWTARPDGWLDYYNQRWFDYTGMTLEQTQGWSWEPVLHPEDVQITVDTWSECLRTGRIYDIEYRFRRASDGQYRWHLGRAFPLRNHKGEIIKWFGSCTDIDDYKRSESALWNALQQQQAARADAEKANRIKDEFLAVLSHELRTPLNPILGWAHLLKTGKLDKPKTAQAIETIERNAKLQVDLIEDLLDVSRILQGKLTLNVSSVNLAKTISAALESVSLAAAAKEITIQTMLAANIGQVTGDSVRLQQIVWNLLSNAVKFTSLGGKVEVRLEESASMAQIQVSDTGKGISPEFLPYIFDYFRQEDGSITRKFGGLGLGLAIVRQLVELHGGTVKAESSGEGQGATFTVRLPLCRSVATSRQTSPQPAEIVLDNTPPSTTLNLNGMKILVVDDDADSRDFIAFVLKTYGAEVTKVASAWEAFEVIVQSRPDVLVSDIGMPLMDGYELLRKLRVLPPETGGQVPAIALTAFAAEYDQQQAIAAGFQMHIPKPVEPDTLAAAVVQLVQNNS, encoded by the coding sequence ATGCCAAATCAAGAAAATTACCAGCAGACCAATATAACTGAGTTATCATTACTACAACAAATCCCAGAATTAGAGTCATTAGATACACCCATCAATCCTTTGCAGTCAAAAAAAATAAAATTACCAGCAGAAAGTCAAAAACATGAGTTGGTAATTAGTTCTACTCAAGAAGAGGGGATGATTTTTCAGCTAGCTGATACAACCATACAAGCCTGTAATTCTGCTGCTGAAAACATTTTAGGCTATCAGATGCAGCAAATACTGGGAAAAACTTTTTTTGCACCGCCCTGGCAAATTATTCATGAAAATGGCTCAATTGTCACACCAGAAACACATCCGGCTATAGTTGCTCTCCAAACAAGCCAGCCATGTAAAAATATTGTGATGGGCTTTTATAACCCCACTGGTAAATTGCGATGGTTATTGTTAAATTGCCAGCCTTTATTTCAAGCTAATCAAGCTGCTCCCTATGCTGTTGTCACTACATTTATCGATATTACTGAAATAAAACTTCAACAATTTAGCAGCGATGCTAATATTCAAATAAATAAAAAATTATTCATAACTAGTAACCAAAGTCAACCTCCTAAAGATTTATCACAGGGTGATTTTTGGAATTTTTCCGTTGACTTATTATGTATTACGAATTTAGATGGGCATTTTGATCAAATAAACTCTGCTTTTATTCAAACGCTGGGTTACTCATTTGAGGAACTAGTTTCTTACTCTTGGATGGATTTGATTCATCCAAATGACCAAACAGCAACTAAAACAGAAATCAAGAAACTGAAAACAAGTATACCCAGTATATACTTAGAAAATCGCTATCGTTGTCAAGATGGGTCTTACAAATGGCTGGGTTGGACCGTAACTCAGGTAACAGAAGCACAACTGATATATGCAGTTGCACGAGATATAAGTGCCTATAAGCCAGAAATCAAACAACAGGCTTTAGAATGCACAGCACAATTATTACCAGCCAATGCCATTTTAGCTGAACGAGAAGTCCTTTACCGCACCCTGATGCAGCATATCCCCAATGGTGCGGTTTACTTGTTTGACCATAATTTACGCTACTTGGTGTGTGAAGGTACTGAGTTAGCAGTGGTGGGACTAGAAGCCAATTCCATGATTGGCAAAACTGTGGGGGAAGTGTTTCCTGGGGAAACGTCCCAAGTCATAGAACCTTTGTATCGTGCAGCTTTATCAGGTAAAACGACAGTTAAAGAAATCACTTATCAAAATCAAATCTACGAAACACATACTGTCCCTGTTCGCAACCAGCAAGGAAAAATTTTTGCGGGAATGATGCTACAGCAGAATGTGACTAGTTGTAAGCAAAACGAAGCCCTCTTGTCCTTGCAAAAAGATATTTTAGAATTGATTGCTACTGGTGTATCTCTTCAGGAAGTATTGATAAATTTAGTCCAGTCCATCGAGGCTAAGGTAAATCAAGTTTTTTGCTCGATTATGTTACTAGATGAATCCCAAACCAAATTACATCTTACTGTTGGCTCTAGTCTACCTGAGAAATATATTCAAGCATTAGCAGATGGTGTGCCTGTGGGTGCAGAAATAGGCAGTTGTGGCACAGCTGCTTATACAAAAAAAACGGTAATTGTCTCAGATATTGCTAATGATGCGAAATGGGTACAATATCGGGATTTAGCATTGCTTCACAATCTCAAAGCTTGTTGGTCTGCACCGATTTTAGATAGCCAAGGCCATATCTTAGGAACCTTTGCACTGTACTATTCTACACCGCGCAGTCCGCAAAGATTAGAGCAAGAACTGATCGAGAGTGCATCTCACCTCGCAGGTGTGGCCATTGAGCGACATCGCTCACAACAGGCGTTGCAACAAAGTGAATATCTATTACGGTTGATGACTGAAACTATTCCGCAACAGGTATGGACAGCATTACCTAATGGTGAAGTGGATTACTATAACCAGAGGTGGCGCGATTTTACAGGTAAGACACTGGAACAACTGCAAGCTCATGGGTGGTCTGAGATTGTGCATCCAGAAGATTTAGCAAGGGTGGAAAAACTGTGGAATCACGCTGTGCAAACTGGTAGCGAATACGAGTCAGAGGCTCGCTTGCTTTCTAAGAGTGGGGAATATCGTTGGATTTTAGGACAGGCTCTGCCTTTATGTGACCAAGAAGGAAATATAGTTAAATGGTACGGTACTAACACTGACATTACAGATCATATCCAAGCTAGGGAAGCTTTCAAAGCCAGCGAATTAAATTTTCGGACTTTAGCAGACACCATGCCACAGATTGTCTGGACTGCTCGGCCTGATGGCTGGTTAGACTACTATAACCAACGCTGGTTTGACTATACAGGCATGACTTTAGAACAAACTCAAGGTTGGAGCTGGGAACCTGTACTGCACCCCGAAGATGTACAAATAACCGTAGATACTTGGAGTGAATGCCTTCGTACAGGTAGAATTTATGACATAGAATACCGCTTCCGTCGTGCTAGTGATGGGCAGTATCGCTGGCATCTGGGTCGAGCTTTTCCTTTACGTAACCACAAAGGAGAGATTATCAAGTGGTTTGGTTCTTGTACTGATATTGATGATTATAAACGGTCAGAATCCGCTCTGTGGAATGCCTTGCAACAGCAACAAGCAGCGCGTGCAGATGCGGAAAAAGCCAATCGCATTAAAGATGAGTTTCTCGCAGTCCTTTCCCATGAACTGCGAACCCCACTTAATCCGATTCTGGGTTGGGCGCATCTGTTGAAAACTGGCAAGCTGGACAAACCAAAGACTGCTCAAGCTATAGAAACTATTGAACGCAATGCCAAATTACAGGTTGACTTGATTGAAGATTTACTAGATGTATCCCGCATCCTCCAGGGTAAACTCACTTTAAATGTTTCCAGCGTGAATCTAGCAAAGACGATTTCAGCAGCATTAGAGTCTGTGAGTTTAGCTGCTGCTGCTAAAGAAATTACCATTCAGACGATGTTGGCGGCCAATATCGGGCAAGTTACAGGGGACTCAGTTCGCTTACAACAAATTGTCTGGAATCTTCTGTCTAATGCTGTTAAGTTTACCTCTTTGGGGGGGAAAGTGGAAGTACGGCTAGAGGAATCTGCTTCTATGGCTCAAATCCAAGTTAGTGATACAGGTAAAGGTATTAGCCCGGAATTTTTGCCATACATATTTGATTACTTTCGTCAAGAAGATGGTTCAATTACCAGAAAATTTGGGGGACTAGGCTTAGGACTAGCAATTGTCCGGCAGTTAGTAGAGTTACATGGTGGCACTGTTAAGGCTGAGAGTTCAGGTGAAGGACAGGGAGCAACTTTTACTGTGAGACTACCGTTGTGTAGAAGCGTAGCGACAAGTCGCCAGACATCGCCTCAGCCAGCAGAGATAGTATTAGATAATACGCCACCGTCAACAACTTTAAATTTAAATGGCATGAAAATTTTAGTTGTGGATGATGATGCAGACTCGCGGGATTTTATCGCCTTTGTGCTGAAAACGTATGGCGCAGAAGTGACTAAAGTAGCTTCTGCATGGGAAGCATTTGAAGTTATAGTCCAGTCCCGTCCAGATGTTTTAGTCAGCGATATTGGGATGCCTTTGATGGATGGCTATGAATTGTTACGCAAACTGAGGGTTTTACCGCCGGAAACAGGTGGACAAGTTCCGGCGATCGCTCTCACAGCATTTGCGGCTGAGTATGACCAACAACAGGCGATCGCCGCAGGGTTTCAAATGCACATTCCTAAGCCAGTGGAACCAGATACTTTAGCCGCCGCAGTTGTGCAATTAGTTCAGAATAATTCATAA
- a CDS encoding glutathione S-transferase family protein, whose translation MTTAPLSWQELETLTDYHIDTVNGLTNARARLRLFGQPESDVRVTLYRDNHAWCPYCQKVWLWLEEKQIPYRIEKVTMFCYGEKESWYKRKVPSGMLPAIELDGRIITESDDILLALEQVFALLSQGMEDPRVLTLRRLERLLFRAWCMWLCSKAGSSQQEQRHREQFISVVAKVEEALGRTPSPYFLDSFGIVDVIFTPYLERMNASLYYYKGYSLREENPRLSAWFAAMESRPTYRGTQSDFHTHAHDLPPQMGGCWENGETQMLLNKARVDNGPWFGLPDVSYPEPENSRIEALQRTIKHRMNIIRVNPLDDKLFDQALRCALTQMMTGEDCVPPSGSDVALRYLRDRINVPRDMSIYAAKRLRESLEKTAALAGNGQPDPIPTQHRRDQDPSNFAIH comes from the coding sequence ATGACTACTGCACCCTTAAGCTGGCAAGAACTAGAAACCCTCACGGATTATCACATAGATACTGTTAATGGTCTCACCAACGCTAGAGCCAGGTTACGCTTGTTTGGTCAGCCTGAATCGGATGTGCGGGTAACGCTGTACCGCGATAACCACGCTTGGTGTCCTTATTGTCAAAAAGTTTGGTTATGGCTAGAGGAAAAACAGATCCCCTACCGTATCGAAAAAGTGACAATGTTCTGCTACGGGGAAAAAGAAAGTTGGTACAAACGTAAAGTCCCATCAGGAATGCTCCCTGCAATCGAGTTAGATGGACGAATTATTACAGAAAGCGATGATATTTTGCTCGCTTTGGAACAGGTTTTTGCTTTATTGAGCCAAGGGATGGAAGACCCCAGGGTGCTGACTCTACGTCGATTAGAACGACTTTTATTTAGAGCTTGGTGTATGTGGCTCTGTTCTAAGGCCGGTTCCTCTCAACAAGAACAACGCCACCGAGAACAATTTATTTCAGTGGTGGCTAAGGTCGAGGAGGCTTTGGGTCGCACCCCAAGCCCTTACTTTCTGGATAGCTTCGGCATCGTCGATGTGATTTTTACGCCATATCTCGAACGGATGAATGCGAGCCTTTACTACTACAAGGGCTACTCGCTACGAGAGGAGAACCCTCGCTTAAGCGCATGGTTTGCGGCAATGGAAAGCCGACCTACTTACCGAGGTACTCAGAGCGACTTTCATACCCACGCACATGATTTACCGCCCCAGATGGGGGGCTGTTGGGAAAACGGCGAAACTCAGATGCTTCTCAATAAAGCGCGGGTGGATAATGGTCCCTGGTTTGGACTACCAGATGTTTCTTATCCAGAACCGGAAAATTCCCGTATAGAGGCTCTGCAACGAACTATCAAACACCGCATGAATATTATCCGAGTTAACCCTTTAGATGATAAATTGTTTGATCAAGCGCTACGTTGTGCTTTAACTCAGATGATGACTGGTGAAGACTGTGTACCGCCATCGGGGTCTGATGTTGCTTTGCGATATTTGCGCGATCGCATTAATGTACCGCGAGATATGTCCATCTATGCAGCCAAGCGATTGCGGGAATCCCTGGAAAAAACCGCAGCCCTTGCAGGTAATGGGCAGCCAGACCCTATTCCCACTCAGCATAGACGAGATCAAGACCCGTCTAACTTTGCCATCCATTGA
- a CDS encoding DUF937 domain-containing protein: MGLFDQIIGAVSNPNQQASLGQLGSIINTVNQLSNATGTNPSTIQSVVGVVGNYVRSALQQKQASEGNEATQGLVNQYAGTSSNPQAVSSLFPPQMQQQVAQVASQHTGLDAGTIMQLLPVIVPLVLNLLQSGANTQNPQTSGNSVLNSFLDVNGDGDVNVADAIQLFSKYVGR; encoded by the coding sequence ATGGGTCTGTTTGATCAAATTATCGGTGCTGTGAGCAATCCCAATCAACAAGCTAGTTTAGGTCAACTCGGCAGTATTATTAATACTGTTAATCAGCTAAGTAATGCCACTGGTACAAATCCTTCAACTATACAATCGGTTGTCGGTGTAGTAGGTAATTATGTACGTTCTGCTTTACAACAGAAGCAAGCCTCAGAAGGTAATGAAGCAACCCAAGGATTAGTTAATCAATATGCTGGGACTTCTTCTAACCCTCAAGCTGTCAGTTCCCTGTTTCCCCCTCAAATGCAACAGCAGGTTGCACAGGTAGCTTCTCAACATACAGGATTGGATGCTGGTACAATTATGCAATTGTTACCTGTGATTGTGCCTCTAGTATTAAATTTATTGCAATCTGGTGCTAATACCCAAAATCCCCAAACTAGTGGAAATTCTGTATTAAATTCTTTCTTGGATGTCAACGGGGATGGCGATGTCAATGTTGCCGACGCTATTCAATTGTTTAGTAAATATGTTGGCAGGTAG